The following proteins are co-located in the Komagataeibacter sp. FNDCF1 genome:
- a CDS encoding carbohydrate porin, giving the protein MYVIKTCVKTKNKSAITWYGFPARIRLLAVTMGMLFACCMLASEVLAQTETAKTAFTSHYEPAAFPMTEMGQVAIGPLVPMLTATPHLFGNWGGIQPWLTNRGIFLNVTVNEEYMGNITGGKQRANVLAGQVAGALDIDWQRLAGIPSFWTHMLVINGHGNSLSNAMGDSVTNPEEIYGARGNVVAHLVDMYADKGFLRDRIILSVGVIPTGSFFNQDYLACSFMNVSVCGNPAPSKYVPGGRDWPSGNLGAVLRVRPTLRTYIMGGIFAVSPHAYNGGISGWALGQDGLGKLSSQVEIGWSPSFGRHHLLGHYKIGYWYDNSRYPNLYADINGNSFQASGLPRRYESGMNAAWLMFNQMIHRSGDGLANGLIVIGGVDYTQGSQVAMRDHEWIGLLQSGTPWGRPLDQVGAMFQYMEMSHTVALQQESSLALGLPYLPNQWGAVYGIQSHENVWEAFYSIHVARGTAFQPDFQYLQRPGATTTFHDAAVIGFQFTTNL; this is encoded by the coding sequence ATGTATGTCATCAAGACATGCGTCAAAACCAAGAACAAGTCTGCAATAACATGGTATGGCTTTCCTGCCCGTATCAGGCTTCTGGCCGTTACGATGGGGATGCTGTTTGCCTGTTGCATGCTCGCTTCCGAAGTATTGGCGCAGACAGAAACCGCCAAGACCGCCTTTACAAGCCATTATGAACCCGCTGCCTTTCCCATGACCGAAATGGGACAGGTGGCGATCGGCCCTCTCGTACCCATGCTGACCGCCACGCCCCATCTGTTCGGAAACTGGGGCGGCATACAGCCGTGGCTGACAAATCGGGGCATATTCCTTAATGTTACCGTCAATGAAGAATACATGGGTAACATTACCGGCGGCAAGCAGCGCGCCAACGTGCTGGCAGGCCAGGTCGCGGGTGCGCTGGACATAGACTGGCAACGCCTGGCAGGGATTCCATCGTTCTGGACCCATATGCTGGTCATCAACGGGCACGGCAACAGCCTGTCCAATGCCATGGGGGATTCGGTCACCAACCCTGAAGAAATATATGGCGCACGTGGCAACGTGGTTGCCCATCTGGTGGACATGTATGCTGACAAGGGCTTCCTGCGCGATCGCATCATCCTTTCGGTCGGTGTCATACCAACAGGCAGTTTTTTCAACCAGGATTATCTTGCCTGTTCGTTCATGAACGTATCGGTGTGCGGCAATCCGGCACCTTCCAAATACGTGCCGGGCGGACGAGACTGGCCTTCGGGCAACCTCGGTGCGGTCCTGCGGGTAAGGCCCACGCTGCGGACCTACATCATGGGTGGCATATTTGCCGTCAGCCCCCATGCCTATAACGGCGGCATATCCGGCTGGGCGCTGGGACAGGACGGACTGGGCAAGCTTTCCTCCCAGGTCGAGATCGGATGGAGCCCCTCCTTTGGCAGGCACCACCTGCTGGGCCACTACAAGATCGGGTACTGGTACGACAATTCCCGCTATCCCAACCTTTATGCCGACATAAACGGCAACTCCTTTCAGGCGAGCGGCCTGCCGCGGCGCTATGAATCCGGCATGAACGCGGCATGGCTCATGTTCAACCAGATGATCCACCGCAGCGGGGACGGACTGGCAAACGGACTGATCGTGATTGGCGGCGTTGATTATACGCAGGGCAGCCAGGTGGCCATGCGGGATCATGAATGGATCGGCCTGCTGCAAAGCGGCACCCCCTGGGGCCGCCCGCTGGATCAGGTGGGTGCGATGTTCCAGTACATGGAAATGAGCCATACCGTGGCCCTGCAGCAGGAATCCTCGCTTGCACTTGGGCTGCCCTACCTGCCCAATCAGTGGGGCGCCGTTTACGGCATACAGAGCCATGAAAACGTATGGGAAGCCTTCTACAGCATCCACGTTGCGCGTGGCACGGCTTTCCAGCCTGATTTCCAGTACCTGCAGCGCCCCGGGGCCACGACAACCTTCCATGATGCGGCGGTGATCGGGTTCCAGTTCACCACCAATCTCTGA
- a CDS encoding carbohydrate ABC transporter permease, which translates to MHKAAIHTPAVAQPAGRAARNRDLQGFVLQSPAIMLLLVWSVVPLLMTLWYSMRNYNLVDPTQQGFAGISNYWYLLTDPDFLTSLENTAILVGGVLVISVGLGTLLAVLYNEEFAGRNIARILVISPFFIMPTVAALLWKNLMLHPIYGVYSAMMRAVGLTPVDWLSRYPLATLVMIVSWEWLPFAVLILLTAMQSLDTEQKEAARMDGAGMVAQFINITLPHLSRAITVVIMIETIFLLTIFAEISVTTAGGPGVASTNLAFLIYSRALLQFDVGGASAGGVVAIVIANVVAAFLLRAVARNLET; encoded by the coding sequence ATGCACAAGGCAGCCATACACACGCCCGCAGTCGCCCAGCCAGCAGGCAGGGCGGCCCGCAACCGGGACCTGCAGGGCTTCGTGCTTCAGTCACCCGCCATCATGCTACTGCTGGTCTGGTCGGTCGTACCACTGCTCATGACGCTGTGGTACTCCATGCGCAACTACAACCTTGTTGACCCCACGCAACAGGGCTTCGCGGGCATCAGCAATTACTGGTATCTGCTGACCGACCCGGATTTCCTGACATCGCTGGAAAACACGGCCATCCTGGTGGGTGGCGTGCTGGTCATATCGGTGGGGTTGGGTACCCTGCTGGCCGTTTTGTACAATGAGGAATTCGCAGGGCGCAACATCGCCCGCATTCTTGTCATCTCGCCCTTCTTCATCATGCCCACGGTGGCCGCCCTGCTGTGGAAGAACCTGATGCTCCATCCGATCTATGGCGTGTATTCCGCCATGATGCGGGCGGTGGGCCTGACACCGGTTGACTGGCTGTCACGTTACCCGCTGGCAACGCTGGTCATGATCGTATCGTGGGAATGGCTGCCCTTTGCGGTCCTGATCCTGCTGACTGCCATGCAGTCGCTCGATACCGAACAGAAGGAAGCCGCACGCATGGATGGCGCGGGCATGGTGGCGCAGTTCATCAACATCACCCTGCCTCACCTGTCGCGCGCGATTACGGTCGTGATCATGATCGAGACGATTTTCCTGCTGACCATATTTGCCGAAATCTCGGTCACCACGGCAGGGGGCCCCGGTGTCGCTTCCACCAACCTTGCCTTCCTCATCTACTCGCGTGCGCTGTTGCAGTTTGACGTGGGCGGGGCGTCGGCAGGGGGCGTGGTGGCCATTGTCATTGCCAATGTGGTGGCAGCCTTCCTGCTGCGCGCCGTGGCCCGCAATCTGGAGACCTGA
- the glpK gene encoding glycerol kinase GlpK, whose product MTEYVGAIDQGTTSSRFMIFDRKGTVVSVAQKEHRQIYPQPGWVEHDPMEILENTNEMIGAAMARANLGAPSLVSVGITNQRETAVLWDRTTGLPLHNAIVWQDTRVDQLVSEYGRDGGQDRFRAVTGLPLASYFAGLKLRWLLDNVEGARQKAESGQALFGTVDSWLSWNLTGGTKGGIHITDVTNASRTQLMNLKTCAWDEDMLEAFSIPAACLPRIVPSSQVYGTITIPSLQGTKLAGILGDQQAALVGQTCFAPGEAKNTYGTGSFLLMNTGTDPVQSGAGLLTTVAYQFGTEEPRYALEGSIAITGALVQWLRDNLKLFDLATQIEPLARSVADNGGIYIVPAFSGLYAPYWKENARGTIVGLTRYVTRAHFARAALEATAFQVRDVVAAMEEDSGIILSSLKTDGGMVANELLMQFQADILNVPVVRPKVVETTALGAAYAAGLAVGYWKNIDDLRANWEVDRTWQPTMPAEQRSRYLAWWKKAVQKSFDWAE is encoded by the coding sequence ATGACGGAATACGTTGGCGCGATAGACCAGGGCACGACCAGTTCCCGCTTCATGATATTCGACCGGAAGGGAACGGTTGTTTCCGTCGCGCAGAAGGAACACCGCCAGATCTATCCCCAGCCCGGCTGGGTTGAACATGATCCAATGGAAATTCTTGAAAATACCAATGAAATGATTGGTGCCGCGATGGCGCGCGCCAATCTGGGTGCGCCCAGCCTGGTGTCGGTCGGCATAACCAATCAGCGCGAGACCGCCGTGCTGTGGGACAGGACAACGGGCCTGCCCCTTCATAACGCCATTGTATGGCAGGACACCCGCGTGGACCAGCTGGTCAGTGAATATGGCCGTGACGGGGGGCAGGACCGCTTCCGCGCCGTGACCGGCCTGCCGCTGGCAAGCTATTTTGCCGGTCTCAAGCTGCGCTGGCTGCTGGATAACGTGGAGGGCGCGCGCCAGAAAGCCGAAAGCGGGCAGGCGCTGTTCGGCACGGTTGACAGCTGGCTTTCATGGAACCTGACGGGAGGTACCAAAGGGGGCATTCATATCACCGACGTGACCAATGCCTCACGCACCCAGCTCATGAACCTGAAAACCTGCGCGTGGGATGAGGACATGCTCGAGGCATTTTCCATTCCCGCCGCATGCCTGCCCCGTATCGTGCCGTCATCACAGGTGTATGGCACGATCACGATCCCCAGCCTGCAGGGCACGAAACTTGCCGGTATTCTGGGGGACCAGCAGGCGGCCCTGGTCGGGCAGACCTGTTTTGCGCCGGGGGAAGCCAAGAACACCTATGGAACCGGTTCGTTCCTGCTGATGAATACCGGCACCGATCCGGTCCAGTCTGGGGCAGGGCTGCTGACAACGGTGGCCTACCAGTTCGGCACGGAAGAACCGCGCTACGCGCTGGAAGGCTCCATTGCCATTACGGGCGCGCTTGTGCAGTGGCTGCGCGACAATCTGAAGCTGTTCGATCTGGCGACACAGATCGAACCGCTGGCGCGCAGCGTGGCGGATAATGGCGGCATCTATATCGTGCCCGCCTTTTCCGGGCTGTACGCGCCTTACTGGAAGGAAAATGCCCGTGGCACCATTGTCGGGCTGACCCGTTACGTCACACGCGCGCATTTTGCACGCGCGGCACTGGAGGCAACGGCCTTTCAGGTGCGCGATGTGGTCGCCGCGATGGAGGAGGACAGCGGCATCATCCTGAGCAGCCTCAAGACGGATGGCGGCATGGTGGCGAACGAACTGCTCATGCAGTTTCAGGCCGATATCCTGAATGTGCCGGTCGTGCGCCCGAAGGTGGTGGAAACCACCGCCCTGGGCGCGGCCTATGCTGCAGGCCTGGCCGTTGGTTACTGGAAAAATATCGATGACCTGCGCGCCAACTGGGAAGTGGACCGCACCTGGCAGCCCACGATGCCGGCCGAACAGCGCAGCCGTTACCTGGCATGGTGGAAAAAGGCGGTACAGAAATCCTTTGACTGGGCGGAGTGA
- a CDS encoding sugar ABC transporter substrate-binding protein, with protein MVTSRIVACMTTIGLLMAGGAQAAGTLTIATVNNGDMIIMKELSGEFEKAHPDIHLNWVTLEENVLRQRVTTDIATHAGQFDILTIGNYEVPIWARQGWLAELRPGSDYGMDDIIPSVRAGLSVDSKLYALPFYAESVMTYYRTDLFQKAGLTMPQHPTYDQIRTYADKITDKDSQIYGLCLRGKPGWGENMAYVSSLVNTFGGQWFGMGWKPMLDTPEWKAALTWYVSGMKADGPPGATSNGFNENLALFASGHCGIWVDSTVAGGLLFDPKQSHVADRVGFAASPTGPYGKGPTWLWSWNLAIPASSRHADDARLFIEWATSKTYVQLVAQRKGWVAVPAGTRVSTYDNPDYQKAAPFATFVHTAIDTADPNGPTKQPRPYGGAQFVGIAPFQGIGTQVGQTVAAALSGQMAIEQALSAAQAAVTRTMRQSGYLH; from the coding sequence ATGGTGACTTCCAGGATCGTGGCCTGCATGACCACCATCGGCCTGTTGATGGCAGGCGGCGCGCAGGCGGCCGGCACGCTTACAATCGCTACCGTCAATAATGGTGACATGATCATCATGAAGGAATTATCGGGGGAGTTTGAAAAGGCCCATCCCGATATCCACCTGAACTGGGTAACACTGGAAGAGAATGTCCTGCGCCAGCGTGTCACGACCGACATCGCAACCCATGCAGGGCAGTTCGATATCCTGACCATTGGCAATTACGAAGTGCCGATATGGGCAAGGCAGGGCTGGCTGGCCGAACTCAGGCCCGGTTCCGATTACGGTATGGATGACATCATACCCTCCGTCCGTGCGGGGCTGAGTGTGGATTCCAAACTGTATGCCCTGCCTTTCTATGCAGAAAGTGTGATGACCTATTACCGGACCGACTTGTTTCAGAAGGCTGGGCTGACCATGCCGCAGCACCCCACCTATGACCAGATCCGCACCTATGCTGATAAAATTACTGACAAGGACAGCCAGATCTACGGCCTGTGCCTGCGCGGCAAGCCGGGCTGGGGGGAGAACATGGCCTATGTCAGTTCGCTGGTGAATACATTTGGCGGGCAGTGGTTTGGCATGGGGTGGAAGCCGATGCTCGACACCCCTGAATGGAAGGCGGCGCTGACATGGTACGTATCGGGCATGAAGGCCGATGGCCCGCCAGGGGCCACATCCAACGGCTTTAACGAAAACCTTGCCCTGTTTGCCAGCGGCCATTGCGGCATCTGGGTTGATTCAACGGTTGCGGGCGGCCTGCTGTTCGATCCCAAACAGTCACATGTGGCGGACAGGGTCGGCTTTGCCGCATCGCCCACCGGCCCGTATGGCAAGGGACCGACATGGCTGTGGAGCTGGAACCTGGCCATTCCCGCTTCCTCCAGGCATGCGGATGATGCGCGCCTTTTCATCGAATGGGCGACATCGAAGACCTATGTCCAACTGGTAGCGCAGCGCAAGGGCTGGGTGGCGGTCCCGGCGGGCACCCGCGTGTCCACCTACGACAATCCTGACTACCAGAAGGCGGCCCCCTTCGCCACATTCGTCCATACCGCCATAGACACGGCTGACCCCAACGGCCCGACAAAGCAGCCACGCCCCTATGGTGGCGCGCAGTTCGTGGGCATTGCCCCCTTCCAGGGCATTGGCACCCAGGTTGGCCAGACGGTGGCGGCAGCACTGTCGGGCCAGATGGCGATTGAACAGGCGCTAAGTGCGGCGCAGGCCGCCGTGACACGCACCATGCGCCAGTCCGGTTACCTGCACTGA
- a CDS encoding carbohydrate ABC transporter permease: MARTSTRLRHGATGILAWGIALWMFFPILWMFLTGFKSEPDAVATPPHIVFSPTLSSYRDVFAQESYWHFAINSVVISTVATLLALLVSIPAAYAMAFLPGPRTRMTLLWMLSTRMLPAVGVLVPIYLLARATGLLDSRTGLIIIYMLTNLPITVWMLYTFFREVPVPILEAGRMDGATRWQEVTQVLMPLALPGIASTGLLSLILCWNETFWSLNLTSSAAAPLTTFIASFSSPEGLFFAKLSAASTLAVAPIVIFGWVSQKQLVRGLTFGAVK, from the coding sequence ATGGCACGCACCAGCACACGCCTGCGCCATGGCGCAACCGGCATACTGGCCTGGGGCATCGCCCTGTGGATGTTCTTCCCGATCCTGTGGATGTTCCTGACGGGCTTCAAGAGCGAACCCGACGCGGTTGCAACACCGCCGCATATCGTCTTCAGTCCAACGCTTTCAAGCTATCGGGATGTCTTTGCGCAGGAAAGCTACTGGCATTTCGCCATCAACAGTGTTGTCATCTCGACGGTGGCAACCCTGCTGGCGCTGCTTGTCTCCATCCCTGCGGCCTATGCCATGGCGTTCCTGCCGGGGCCGCGCACGCGCATGACGCTGCTATGGATGCTGTCCACCCGCATGCTGCCTGCCGTGGGCGTGCTGGTGCCGATCTACCTGCTGGCCCGCGCAACCGGCCTGCTGGACAGCCGGACGGGGCTGATCATCATCTACATGCTGACCAACCTGCCCATCACGGTATGGATGCTCTACACCTTCTTCCGCGAAGTGCCGGTTCCCATACTGGAAGCGGGGCGGATGGACGGGGCCACACGCTGGCAGGAAGTCACACAGGTTCTGATGCCGCTTGCACTGCCGGGCATTGCCTCGACCGGGCTGCTCTCCCTCATCCTGTGCTGGAATGAAACGTTCTGGTCACTGAACCTGACGTCCTCCGCCGCGGCACCGCTGACAACCTTCATTGCTTCCTTTTCCTCCCCCGAAGGGCTGTTTTTCGCCAAGCTGTCCGCCGCCTCGACGCTGGCGGTGGCCCCCATCGTGATCTTTGGCTGGGTGAGCCAGAAACAGCTTGTGCGCGGCCTGACATTCGGGGCGGTGAAATAA
- a CDS encoding invasion associated locus B family protein: protein MNWKIIAGSVASLAIFAVAGTEVAQHATASTSSTKTEAPTTGAPVSATDAHLLPGGATSINETYQDWRVICQQADKRAGCIMVQQVIDQKTRKTVMNMELSTDRQGLRGIVLLPFGLDLGKGIALKVDNTVLGQPIAFRTCLPAGCIAPLSFDVSALSHLQASKTMQIAAVSVRGQNIAFPVSLNGFFNAFGRIKAISK from the coding sequence ATGAACTGGAAAATCATAGCAGGTTCCGTTGCATCACTGGCCATCTTCGCCGTAGCGGGGACGGAGGTGGCGCAGCATGCTACAGCATCCACATCCAGTACAAAGACTGAAGCACCGACAACGGGAGCACCCGTATCAGCAACGGATGCGCATCTGTTGCCAGGCGGGGCTACGTCCATCAATGAAACCTATCAGGACTGGCGTGTCATCTGCCAGCAGGCGGACAAACGGGCCGGCTGCATCATGGTGCAGCAGGTCATTGACCAGAAAACCCGCAAGACGGTCATGAATATGGAATTGTCGACCGACCGGCAGGGCCTACGTGGCATTGTGCTGCTCCCGTTTGGTCTGGATCTGGGCAAGGGGATTGCACTCAAGGTGGATAATACGGTTTTGGGGCAGCCCATTGCCTTCAGGACATGCCTGCCGGCAGGCTGCATTGCCCCGTTGTCCTTTGATGTATCTGCTCTTTCCCATCTGCAGGCCAGCAAAACCATGCAGATTGCAGCCGTTTCGGTACGGGGGCAGAATATCGCCTTTCCAGTATCCCTGAACGGGTTTTTCAATGCGTTTGGTCGTATCAAGGCGATAAGTAAATAA
- a CDS encoding MIP/aquaporin family protein → MNREFLGELISEALAVFIIIAFGDSVAAMYLLYDPSPYLQSYWGVCIVWGLGVTVAIYATGSVSGTHANPAVTLALATYRAFPWKKVLPYWMAQVAGGFVGAGLVYALYYPVINHFNDIHHLARATGGGAGVFFTAPAPGITVWHAFSDEIILTAILIFGIFAITEQYNEMAPGANFGALIIGFLVAAIGASMGYLEAWAINPARDLGPRLFAWLAGWHAAALPAAGHYWWVPIAGPLIGGLLGATAYEYLVFPFLPAQLRAQKALQGKIEEESIIIGE, encoded by the coding sequence ATGAATCGGGAATTCCTGGGCGAGCTGATTTCTGAAGCTCTTGCCGTATTCATCATCATTGCCTTCGGTGATTCGGTGGCGGCGATGTATCTCCTCTATGATCCCAGCCCATACCTGCAGTCCTACTGGGGGGTATGCATTGTATGGGGGCTGGGGGTGACTGTCGCCATCTATGCCACCGGGTCGGTATCGGGCACGCATGCCAACCCGGCGGTTACCCTTGCGCTGGCAACCTATCGCGCCTTTCCGTGGAAAAAGGTGCTGCCCTACTGGATGGCGCAGGTCGCAGGCGGCTTTGTGGGGGCAGGGCTGGTCTATGCGCTTTACTATCCTGTCATCAACCATTTCAATGATATCCACCACCTTGCCCGCGCGACTGGTGGCGGGGCGGGCGTGTTCTTTACCGCCCCCGCACCGGGCATAACCGTATGGCATGCCTTCAGTGATGAAATCATCCTGACCGCCATACTGATATTCGGCATCTTCGCCATTACCGAGCAGTATAACGAAATGGCGCCCGGCGCCAATTTCGGTGCGCTGATCATCGGTTTTCTGGTTGCGGCCATTGGCGCCTCCATGGGGTATCTGGAAGCATGGGCCATCAATCCGGCCCGCGATCTCGGCCCCCGACTGTTCGCCTGGCTGGCGGGCTGGCATGCGGCCGCCCTGCCTGCTGCGGGCCATTACTGGTGGGTGCCCATTGCCGGGCCACTGATCGGGGGACTGCTGGGGGCCACGGCCTACGAGTATCTGGTATTTCCCTTCCTGCCCGCGCAACTGCGTGCACAGAAGGCACTGCAGGGCAAGATCGAGGAAGAAAGCATCATCATAGGGGAGTGA
- a CDS encoding ABC transporter ATP-binding protein → MATVELRSLRKTYSSEEIIKGVSLSIAEREFIVFVGPSGCGKSTLMRMIAGLEDISAGDLLIDGRRVNDTEPARRGVAMVFQSYALYPHMTVYRNMEFSLRLAGMPEAERRQRISDVARILQLDPYLDHKPGQLSGGQRQRVAIGRAIVRNPRVFLFDEPLSNLDAALRGQMRVELASLHRRLGATTIYVTHDQVEAMTMADRIVVLNRGGVEQIGTPLELYHRPRNLFVARFMGSPAMNLLPGSLHALSPQGVMQVRVGAVSVSIPMQPQQPGLEAGAPATLGIRPEHIRIDPHGAVAGVVEVSERLGAVTLLHVRLPDGQMIVVQTDGNNMNRADMPVNLTFEEEHCHLFDANGLALARGVEHPLLASVG, encoded by the coding sequence ATGGCGACCGTAGAACTGCGCAGCCTGCGCAAGACCTATTCGAGCGAGGAAATCATCAAGGGTGTCTCTCTTTCCATTGCGGAACGGGAGTTCATCGTGTTCGTAGGCCCATCGGGCTGTGGCAAATCCACCCTGATGCGCATGATCGCAGGGCTGGAGGACATCAGTGCCGGTGACCTGCTGATTGACGGACGGCGGGTAAACGACACGGAACCCGCACGCCGCGGGGTGGCCATGGTGTTCCAGTCCTACGCGCTGTATCCACACATGACCGTCTATCGCAACATGGAGTTTTCCCTGCGGCTGGCAGGCATGCCCGAAGCCGAGCGACGGCAGCGTATCAGTGATGTGGCGCGCATCCTTCAGCTTGATCCCTATCTTGATCACAAGCCGGGCCAGCTGTCGGGTGGTCAGCGGCAGCGCGTGGCGATCGGGCGTGCGATCGTGCGCAACCCCAGGGTCTTCCTGTTCGATGAACCGCTGTCCAATCTCGACGCCGCATTGCGCGGGCAGATGCGCGTTGAACTGGCCAGCCTGCATCGCCGGCTTGGCGCAACCACAATCTATGTAACCCATGACCAGGTGGAAGCCATGACCATGGCCGACAGGATCGTGGTGCTGAACAGGGGGGGCGTGGAACAGATCGGCACCCCGCTCGAACTCTATCACCGGCCCCGCAACCTGTTTGTGGCGCGCTTCATGGGATCCCCCGCAATGAACCTGCTGCCCGGCAGCCTTCATGCGCTTTCCCCGCAAGGGGTCATGCAGGTGCGGGTCGGGGCGGTCAGCGTATCCATCCCCATGCAGCCGCAGCAGCCCGGACTGGAAGCGGGTGCCCCGGCCACGCTGGGCATCCGGCCCGAACATATCCGTATTGATCCGCATGGAGCAGTCGCAGGCGTGGTCGAAGTCAGTGAACGGCTGGGGGCGGTCACGCTGCTGCATGTACGCCTGCCTGACGGGCAGATGATCGTGGTGCAGACGGACGGGAACAACATGAACCGTGCCGATATGCCCGTAAACCTGACGTTTGAGGAAGAACACTGCCATCTGTTCGATGCGAATGGCCTGGCGCTGGCCCGCGGGGTGGAGCATCCCCTGCTTGCCAGCGTAGGGTAA
- a CDS encoding FGGY-family carbohydrate kinase, producing MDVVIGIDVGTGSARAGVFTLDGHRLGAGSTPTRTWQPRPDHMQQSSTDIWRAVCNSVATALSLARDAAAGALKVCGIGFDATCSLVVVGPDGGPLSIDMDGAPEQDVILWMDHRAMAEAAEINAGQHDVLRYVGGVISPEMETPKLLWLRRHLPDVFARATLFLDLPDYLTWRATGATSRSRCSTVCKWTYLAHENRWDDAYFRAIGLGMLADEGYRRIGTDIRALGARVGAGLDSRAAAELGLPAGTPVAVSAIDAHAGGIGVIGSTIGDEPPVLNRRLALIGGTSSCHMAVSPQPRFVPGVWGPYRDAMLPDMWLNEAGQSATGSLIDFIITTHPATPALRQQAEREGRTIYQVLNDLLAASEGGRPAGTLTEELHVMPDFHGNRSPHADPTLRGMISGLGLSATVRDLAVLYLATIQGLAYGTSDIVAMLNRQGYAIDTIIATGGGTKNPVFLREHANATGCRIVLPEEPDAVLLGSAVMAAVAAGTYRTIGAAMAAMTRVRAEILPVAESARFHEAKFQVFAQMHADQIRYRQIMNK from the coding sequence ATGGATGTTGTCATTGGTATTGATGTGGGAACAGGCAGCGCGCGCGCGGGGGTTTTTACGCTTGATGGCCACAGGCTTGGCGCGGGTAGTACTCCCACCCGTACATGGCAGCCGCGCCCCGACCACATGCAGCAGTCTTCCACCGACATATGGCGTGCGGTGTGCAACAGCGTGGCCACCGCCCTGTCCCTGGCACGCGATGCGGCCGCAGGGGCACTGAAAGTATGCGGCATCGGGTTTGATGCAACCTGCTCACTGGTTGTGGTCGGTCCCGACGGGGGGCCACTCTCCATTGATATGGATGGTGCGCCGGAGCAGGACGTGATCCTGTGGATGGACCATCGCGCCATGGCCGAAGCCGCCGAAATCAATGCAGGTCAACACGACGTGCTGCGCTATGTGGGCGGTGTGATTTCACCCGAGATGGAAACGCCCAAGCTGCTCTGGCTCAGGCGCCACCTGCCCGATGTGTTTGCCCGCGCCACCCTGTTCCTTGACCTGCCGGATTACCTGACCTGGCGCGCAACCGGAGCCACGTCACGCTCACGCTGTTCGACCGTGTGCAAGTGGACCTACCTCGCCCATGAAAACCGCTGGGACGATGCCTATTTCCGTGCAATCGGGCTGGGCATGCTGGCTGATGAGGGCTACCGCCGCATCGGCACCGACATCAGGGCGCTGGGCGCGCGTGTCGGTGCCGGGCTGGACAGCCGCGCTGCTGCGGAGCTGGGCCTGCCGGCCGGTACGCCGGTCGCGGTTTCCGCCATTGATGCGCATGCGGGGGGCATTGGCGTGATCGGTAGCACGATCGGGGATGAACCGCCTGTGCTCAACCGGCGGCTGGCGCTGATTGGTGGCACATCAAGCTGCCATATGGCCGTCTCTCCCCAGCCCCGCTTCGTACCCGGGGTATGGGGGCCCTACCGAGATGCCATGCTGCCGGACATGTGGCTGAATGAGGCGGGCCAGTCAGCCACCGGCAGCCTGATTGACTTCATCATCACGACCCATCCCGCCACACCGGCATTGCGCCAGCAGGCCGAAAGGGAAGGCAGGACGATCTATCAGGTCCTGAACGACCTGCTTGCCGCATCTGAAGGCGGCAGGCCCGCGGGAACGCTGACGGAAGAGCTGCATGTCATGCCGGATTTCCATGGCAACCGTTCCCCCCATGCCGACCCGACACTGCGCGGCATGATCAGCGGGCTGGGCCTGAGCGCCACGGTGCGGGATCTGGCCGTGCTGTATCTGGCAACCATACAGGGACTGGCCTATGGCACGAGCGATATCGTGGCGATGCTGAACCGGCAGGGCTATGCGATCGATACGATCATCGCAACAGGGGGCGGTACGAAAAATCCCGTTTTCCTACGCGAGCATGCCAATGCCACGGGCTGCCGCATCGTGCTGCCGGAAGAACCCGATGCCGTGCTGCTGGGCAGCGCGGTAATGGCCGCCGTGGCGGCGGGAACCTATCGGACAATCGGGGCGGCCATGGCGGCCATGACACGCGTGCGGGCGGAAATATTGCCCGTTGCGGAAAGTGCCCGCTTTCATGAAGCGAAATTCCAGGTCTTTGCACAGATGCATGCCGACCAGATCCGCTACAGGCAGATCATGAACAAATAA